A genome region from Anopheles stephensi strain Indian chromosome 2, UCI_ANSTEP_V1.0, whole genome shotgun sequence includes the following:
- the LOC118505503 gene encoding bromodomain and WD repeat-containing protein 3, which produces MEDRSLVKENILVPELYFLISKFLANGPLRETAKVLVQELEHLDILPRRLDWTGQEHRQSLEELERKYPHVGPEHLLEICSRIGPLLDKVLPPAVSGVMSILGAGRQSLLRTKESVSRPRQLIDYYTRLHDRPLSDVVNRNNTHNFVKVLYGRESAGPLTRRQAIPTSFYSKQTLQRRTLGHLSAVYCVLFDRTGKYIITAADDFLVKLWSAIDGRLLATFRGASAEITDIAINLDNTMLAAGSLDRILRVWDLQYGGPIAVLSGHTGMITSVNFCPSPKTDLRFLVTTSTDGSVAFWEYSTRNGKTTFSSKPTSYHEKLRPGQAQMICASFSPGGIFMAAGSADHHVRVYLMSEDGPKRILETESHLDTVDSIQWAHNGLNFISGSKDGTALVWHFESQQWKSIRLNMGDRLPNCPPVNQEDNVKLKVTMVSWDNTDNWVITAVNDFTIKVWNAHTGKLHRVLRGHTNEIYVLESHQKDSGVLLSAGHDGQLFIWDIVEGVSMANFVNRIDDHCEGGIYDAKWSPDGMMIAATDSHGHILMFGYGSGHEKLKQLPQELFFHTDYRPLIRDSALHVMDEQTQTMPHLMPPPFLVDIDGNPYPPALQRLVPGRENCPTDQLIPNISVGGEGAEIQQPPGVQPAGAPANAQEVGVPGGGAYSNIDRMIEALANRRQVEGGGAGGRGGGAAGEDNQAPDSNNEQRARGDDGGGGAFQPGSARPTNNANPQAGARNGQRGFGSAGNWHRTEEGFKFHRRQYVRPMSYSAMVNLKQRVYAAGIQEQEMYRREMRRRPVMINTANSASASGGSSSFLGGNRRAARAGGGANRSLRRTNGEGGANGARPAYRTRAVRENEPAPPPEPDDDDAHEEQNDSSSSESSNSDYSTAIEEKLDLSGSSSSDTASSDYSDWVSHEPGRNLEPPKRSKRKHVQRRAYSPPDPDQPGPSHAAPGASSGTAGGRRRSTKVRKIPLTRDGEIPEQFRPPEWLSEVIPRKAPYYPQMGDEVVYFRQGHQRYLEAVRTKSVYNLGNRCEPWSGMDIQAHELCKVIGIKYEIRPPRLCCLKLAIITEEGELTGRSFAIKYHDMPDVLDFLVLKQTFDTSVGRNWGPGDRFRCMIEDVWWTGQIESHNQLSPDFPDSLFMCFRVRWDNGEYELMSPWDLEPVDESRQPEEVGGAVPVLPEELQATLYQPKPEEWPRGDRDASCRRIIAGLEQVMGLAIADLFLAPVDLNIYPEYAFVVEYPIDLNTIKSRFENHFYRRITSAQFDVRYLATNAEKFNESHSTIVRNARIITDLCLRILSDLNEIDVPAVYHQLVDTYLSSDSETERHRPGPSTSSAGGAGPSGSGISSNRRTGSRRSRRLVPEGDWRVDCRELLEMIWQCDDSEPFREPVDTIEHPDYLQIIDTPMDLRTIKEDLLGGNYDSPYDFCKDMRLIFQNSRNYNTNKRSRIYSMTLRLSTLFEAHIKAVIYNWKSARRRNRGGVGSNHDLLPTAGGSNGLATSSSKRRRQDRRDGAGPSSSRRGGGAAAALNSSSGMNTSGSSSRTTASHNTAQSDDDDDDDDDDEEEEAGDRRAVKSRPAKRTRNGGMLASSTSRRGQSSTSVVGGSNGVSSSSAGGGALGNSNNVIDPLTIPGPSSSRSSRAAASGSGARMLTRRGRRSQDEDEEDEEEEAASSEESDESTSDTTSESDSEDDDDDDSTGVPVSHRADYDSGEMYDPYKRRKRRSQQKKKQKKRSRKVHRKVAGGGGKHTAVSSTTKRKRPGVLDDSPPIAAGSSSGRRVPAAVRAVRQDLFGTGSAQTGQLVAGDASGTRSLRNGTVSSVASSRATADGGEVGGEVEAGPSGQNENSKPKTMLGSKRLRRSTRNQLDDTSNDEDDDDDSERDAREDGALGDGRAYRGPPAKRNRSRYESDHSYHKERPKTSRIVSDSDNETVGEPSRSTRGSVRRAQAEWGKSEDSLEERNNGDDDDDDDEDDDANGIERRHGRRNGGANKLRSENEEDDDDDDDDDDDDDEEDVRVGRSTRQTVPSSSSSAPPTRRMRARKLPSDHEQSPEETSNISKRSSATQRTQRVAAGQSHSSTRQTASAGTRNNWYASESDNDVNHSAGTSVASTSFHTVRSSRRLLVETSDMVVAANGSSQSSSMVRRTITSSTTSSVRRLRGMEVNAASGAATPPPHTVDHNYGEPGPSSARSVPASSSGASGTAPGTSSSTLPSSATPVGGGVSALRRTRTRSTVLSRHQRNPDELDQGVAAVQEVRQEVTDGIDGVAEDGSDEDDNQPLRMATAPLRSSRSTTTARQLRTRTGADGASPLKRKSTRASSSHEEDLLDGADSSDDSDDSDDDNTPLHMMAGSASRTRSSRSQTASVAGTPKKNESSSTFGSRVAAAHRTRRKERYTSDEEYEAPGPSSGRSTRKLKRPRYNEESDEEDENDRHHPGDSNHQSRAQRNTARQRQRAMRQDDDEDNDDEEDNIARALANIRQRSRRQIAASSSTAQHDDDGGDATAANNVSNRPPASTRYRRS; this is translated from the exons ATGGAAGATAGAAGCTTAGTGAAGGAAAATATCCTCGTACCAG aattatattttttgatTTCGAAATTCTTGGCCAATGGACCGCTGCGTGAGACCGCAAAG GTTTTGGTGCAAGAGTTGGAACATTTAGAC ATTTTACCTCGGCGTCTAGACTGGACCGGCCAGGAGCATCGTCAGTCGCTGGAAGAATTG GAAAGAAAGTATCCACATGTGGGACCAGAGCATTTACTCGAAATATGCAGCCGTATCGGACCACTGCTGGACAAGGTGTTGCCCCCGGCAGTGTCCGGGGTCATGTCCATCCTTGGAGCTGGACGGCAGAGTTTACTACGCACGAAGGAAAGCGTATCCCGGCCGCGCCAGCTGATCGATTACTACACACGCCTGCACGATCGGCCGCTGAGCGATGTGGTCAATCGCAACAATACACACAACTTCGTGAAGGTGTTGTACGGGCGGGAAAGTGCGGGCCCACTAACGCGCCGTCAGGCCATCCCAACCTCATTCTACTCCAAGCAAACGTTACAAAGACGTACCCTGGGACACCTGTCGGCAGTGTACTGCGTGCTGTTTGATCGTACCGGCAAATATATCATCACTGCGGCAGATGACTTTCTCGTCAAGCTGTGGTCGGCCATCGATGGCCGATTGCTGGCCACCTTCCGTGGTGCATCGGCAGAAATCACCGACATAGCGATCAATCTCGACAACACGATGCTAGCGGCCGGCTCACTCGACCGCATACTGCGCGTCTGGGATCTGCAGTACGGGGGTCCGATCGCTGTACTGTCCGGTCACACGGGCATGATAACGTCGGTGAACTTTTGTCCATCGCCGAAGACGGATCTACGGTTTCTGGTGACGACGAGCACGGACGGTTCGGTCGCTTTCTGGGAGTACAGTACACGTAACGGCAAGACGACCTTCTCGTCGAAGCCTACGTCCTACCATGAGAAATTGCGTCCCGGCCAGGCACAGATGATCTGCGCATCGTTCTCACCCGGTGGCATCTTTATGGCGGCCGGTTCCGCGGACCATCACGTACGCGTGTATTTGATGTCGGAGGACGGTCCGAAGCGTATCCTGGAAACAGAGTCGCATTTGGACACGGTCGACTCGATCCAGTGGGCCCACAATGGACTGAACTTCATCTCGGGCAGCAAGGACGGTACGGCACTGGTGTGGCACTTTGAATCGCAGCAGTGGAAATCGATTCGGCTAAATATGGGTGACCGACTGCCAAACTGTCCGCCGGTGAATCAGGAAGATAACGTGAAGCTGAAGGTGACTATGGTGTCGTGGGATAATACCGACAACTGGGTCATCACGGCGGTAAACGACTTTACGATCAAGGTGTGGAACGCTCACACGGGCAAGCTGCATCGAGTTTTGCGTGGACACACGAACGAAATCTACGTGCTCGAGTCGCACCAGAAGGACTCGGGCGTGTTGCTGTCAGCCGGCCATGACGGTCAGCTGTTCATCTGGGACATTGTGGAAGGCGTGTCGATGGCAAACTTTGTCAACCGAATCGACGATCACTGCGAGGGCGGCATTTACGATGCGAAATGGTCTCCGGACGGTATGATGATTGCGGCCACCGATTCGCACGGCCACATCCTAATGTTCGGCTACGGGTCGGGGCACGAAAAGTTGAAGCAGCTGCCACAGGAGTTGTTCTTTCACACGGACTACCGCCCGCTCATAAGGGACTCGGCACTGCATGTGATGGACGAGCAAACGCAAACGATGCCACATTTGATGCCACCGCCGTTTCTGGTAGACATTGACGGTAACCCGTATCCGCCGGCGTTGCAGCGCTTGGTGCCAGGCAGGGAAAACTGTCCCACGGACCAGCTGATACCGAACATCAGCGTGGGGGGCGAAGGAGCTGAGATACAGCAGCCGCCGGGTGTTCAGCCAGCCGGGGCACCAGCAAATGCCCAGGAGGTGGGTGtccctggtggtggtgcgtacTCCAATATTGACCGCATGATTGAAGCCCTGGCAAACCGACGGCAGGTCGAAGGTGGTGGAGCTGGCGGTCGAGGCGGCGGTGCTGCAGGAGAAGACAATCAAGCTCCCGATTCAAACAATGAGCAGCGGGCCCGTGGAGATGACGGTGGTGGGGGAGCGTTTCAGCCCGGGTCAGCTCGTCCAACAAACAACGCTAATCCCCAAGCCGGTGCAAGGAATGGGCAGCGTGGTTTTGGCTCGGCCGGGAACTGGCACCGTACCGAGGAAGGCTTCAAGTTCCACCGACGTCAGTACGTGCGGCCCATGAGCTACTCGGCGATGGTGAATCTGAAGCAGCGCGTTTATGCGGCCGGCATACAGGAGCAGGAAATGTATCGGCGAGAGATGCGTCGTCGCCCGGTAATGATCAACACTGCCAACAGTGCGTCTGCATCCGGTGGGTCATCCTCGTTTCTGGGAGGAAATCGGAGGGCGGCTCGTGCCGGTGGTGGCGCTAATCGATCGCTGCGCCGTACCAACGGTGAGGGTGGTGCGAACGGCGCCCGACCGGCGTACCGGACGCGTGCGGTACGTGAAAACGAGCCCGCACCGCCGCCCGAACCGGATGACGATGATGCACACGAAGAGCAAAATGACTCATCGTCGTCCGAGTCGAGCAACAGCGACTACTCGACTGCGATCGAAGAGAAGCTAGATTTATCGGGCAGCAGCTCGAGCGATACGGCCAGCTCGGATTATTCCGACTGGGTGTCGCACGAGCCGGGTCGAAATCTGGAACCACCGAAACGGTCCAAGCGAAAGCACGTGCAGCGGCGCGCGTACTCGCCACCGGATCCCGACCAGCCCGGTCCGAGTCATGCGGCTCCCGGTGCCAGCAGCGGCACCGCGGGTGGACGCCGTCGTTCGACCAAGGTGCGCAAGATACCGTTGACGCGGGATGGTGAAATCCCGGAACAGTTCCGACCGCCCGAATGGTTGTCGGAGGTGATCCCAAGAAAAGCGCCGTACTATCCACAGATGGGCGATGAGGTGGTGTACTTCCGGCAGGGCCATCAACGCTACCTCGAAGCGGTACGTACCAAGTCGGTGTACAATCTAGGCAACCGCTGTGAACCCTGGTCAGGGATGGACATTCAAGCGCACGAGCTGTGCAAGGTGATCGGTATAAAGTACGAGATACGGCCGCCCCGATTGTGCTGCCTAAAGTTGGCGATCATCACGGAAGAGGGTGAGCTAACAGGACGCTCCTTTGCCATCAAGTATCACGACATGCCGGACGTGCTAGACTTCCTGGTGCTGAAGCAAACGTTCGATACGTCCGTTGGGCGGAACTGGGGCCCGGGTGATCGGTTCCGTTGCATGATAGAGGATGTGTGGTGGACCGGGCAGATCGAGTCTCACAATCAGCTGTCGCCCGACTTTCCCGACTCGCTGTTTATGTGTTTCCGGGTGCGTTGGGACAACGGCGAGTACGAGCTGATGAGCCCGTGGGATCTCGAGCCGGTGGACGAATCGCGGCAACCGGAGGAGGTGGGTGGCGCAGTGCCGGTGCTGCCCGAAGAGCTGCAGGCGACGCTGTATCAACCGAAGCCGGAGGAATGGCCCCGGGGCGATCGGGATGCTTCATGCCGGCGCATTATCGCCGGCTTGGAGCAGGTGATGGGGCTAGCGATTGCCGATCTCTTTCTAGCGCCGGTCGATCTCAACATCTACCCCGAGTACGCGTTCGTGGTGGAGTATCCGATCGATTTAAACACGATCAAATCAAGGTTCGAAAATCACTTCTACCGGCGCATCACGTCGGCCCAGTTTGACGTGCGTTACCTAGCGACGAATGCGGAGAAATTCAACGAATCACACAGTACGATTGTGCGGAACGCGCGCATCATCACTGACCTGTGTCTGCGCATACTCAG TGATCTCAATGAAATCGATGTACCGGCGGTGTATCATCAGCTGGTCGATACGTACTTATCGTCCGATTCGGAGACTGAACGGCACCGGCCTGGCCCGTCGACAAGTTCTGCCGGAGGTGCTGGTCCATCGGGAAGCGGCATCTCAAGCAACCGACGGACGGGCTCTCGAAG GTCGAGACGGCTGGTGCCCGAAGGAGATTGGCGGGTTGATTGCCGGGAGTTGCTGGAGATGATTTGGCAGTGCGATGATTCGGAACCGTTCCGCGAACCGGTCGACACGATAGAGCACCCCGACTATCTGCAGATTATCGATACGCCGATGGATCTGCGCACGATAAAGGAGGATTTGCTCGGTGGCAACTACGATTCGCCGTACGACTTCTGCAAAGACATGCGTCTCATCTTTCAAAATTCTCGCAACtataacacaaacaaacgatcgaGG ATCTATTCGATGACTCTGCGACTGAGCACTTTGTTCGAGGCACACATAAAGGCTGTCATCTACAACTGGAAATCTGCCCGCAGGCGTAATCGGGGTGGGGTGGGTAGCAATCATGATCTCCTCCCCACCGCTGGTGGTAGTAACGGACTAGCCACATCGTCATCTAAAAGGCGCCGGCAAGATCGCCGCGATGGCGCGGGTCCGAGTAGCAGCCGAagaggtggtggtgctgctgctgcattgaACAGCAGCTCCGGTATGAATACGAGTGGAAGCTCTTCGCGTACCACTGCCAGCCACAATACGGCACAAtccgacgatgacgacgatgatgatgatgatgacgaggaAGAGGAGGCGGGTGATCGTCGTGCGGTGAAAAGTCGACCCGCGAAGCGTACACGAAATGGTGGCATGCTAGCGTCGTCTACATCGCGCCGCGGTCAATCTTCGACGAGCGTGGTGGGCGGTTCGAACGGTGTATCGTCATCGTCGGCAGGGGGAGGAGCATTAGGTAACAGCAACAATGTGATAGACCCGCTAACCATACCGGGTCCCAGTAGTAGTCGTAGCAGTCGGGCAGCAGCCAGTGGTAGTGGTGCGCGCATGCTGACCCGCCGTGGCCGCAGGTCGCAGGACGAGGATGAGGAGGACGAAGAGGAGGAGGCAGCCAGTAGTGAGGAGTCGGACGAGAGCACTAGCGACACGACCAGCGAATCGGACAGCgaggatgacgacgatgatgacagCACGGGAGTGCCCGTTTCGCATCGTGCTGATTACGATTCGGGCGAGATGTACGATCCGTACAAACGGCGCAAACGGCGATCGcagcagaaaaagaaacagaagaaaagaagcagGAAGGTTCATCGGAAGGTGGCGGGCGGTGGTGGCAAGCATACGGCGGTCAGCTCCACCACCAAACGGAAACGTCCCGGCGTGTTGGACGACTCGCCACCGATAGCGGCCGGTAGCAGCAGTGGGAGGCGTGTACCGGCGGCAGTGCGCGCTGTGCGACAGGATCTGTTCGGTACGGGATCTGCTCAAACCGGTCAACTCGTTGCCGGTGACGCGAGTGGAACGCGCTCGCTTCGTAATGGGACAGTCTCCAGTGTTGCTTCATCCAGAGCAACGGCGGATGGTGGTGAGGTGGGTGGAGAGGTGGAAGCAGGTCCATCGggacaaaacgaaaacagcaAGCCAAAGACTATGTTGGGAAGCAAGCGGCTACGCAGAAGCACCCGAAATCAGTTGGATGATACGTCCaacgatgaagatgatgatgacgatagcGAGCGAGACGCGAGGGAGGACGGTGCACTAGGTGACGGGCGTGCCTATCGTGGTCCTCCGGCCAAACGTAATCGTAGTCGGTATGAATCCGACCACAGTTACCACAAGGAACGTCCCAAAACGTCGCGAATAGTTTCCGATTCCGATAACGAAACTGTCGGTGAACCGTCACGCTCGACCAGAGGCAGCGTGCGGCGTGCGCAAGCCGAGTGGGGCAAGAGCGAGGACAGTTTAGAAGAGCGGAAcaatggcgatgatgatgatgatgacgatgaggacgaCGACGCTAATGGTATCGAGCGCCGTCACGGTAGAAGGAATGGCGGTGCTAACAAACTGCGCTCAGAAAATGAggaggacgacgatgatgatgatgacgacgacgacgatgatgatgaggaagaTGTTCGTGTTGGACGCAGCACCCGCCAGACGGTACCCTCCTCATCTTCTAGCGCACCGCCGACTCGACGTATGCGAGCTCGCAAGCTTCCATCGGACCACGAGCAGAGCCCCGAAGAGACGAGCAACATTAGCAAACGTAGCTCGGCAACACAACGAACCCAGCGTGTAGCGGCGGGACAAAGCCATTCGAGCACGAGACAAACGGCCAGTGCCGGCACGCGGAACAATTGGTATGCCAGCGAGAGCGATAACGATGTTAATCACTCGGCGGGAACGTCGGTTGCTTCGACCAGTTTCCATACCGTTCGCTCGTCCCGCCGGCTGCTTGTGGAAACCTCCGACATGGTAGTTGCTGCTAACGGGTCGTCCCAGTCTTCTTCGATGGTGCGGAGAACGATAACGAGCAGTACCACGAGTTCGGTGCGACGGTTGCGCGGCATGGAGGTGAATGCGGCCAGTGGTGCTGCCACACCGCCACCGCACACCGTTGATCATAACTACGGTGAGCCAGGTCCTTCTTCCGCCAGATCCGTACCAGCATCGTCGAGTGGCGCGAGCGGTACGGCACCTGGCACGTCCAGCAGTACCCTCCCATCGAGTGCCACacccgttggtggtggtgtaagCGCCCTGCGACGGACGCGCACTCGTAGCACGGTACTGTCCCGCCATCAGCGAAACCCGGACGAGCTGGATCAGGGTGTGGCGGCGGTGCAGGAGGTGCGCCAAGAGGTGACCGATGGTATCGATGGTGTGGCCGAAGATGGAAGCGATGAGGATGACAATCAACCGCTAAGGATGGCGACGGCTCCTCTTCGATCGTCACGTTCCAccaccacggcacggcaacTGCGGACGAGAACGGGTGCGGACGGTGCTTCACCGCTGAAAAGGAAATCGACGCGTGCTTCGTCGTCGCACGAGGAGGATCTGCTGGACGGTGCCGATAGCAGCGACGATAGCGATGATTCCGATGACGACAATACACCATTGCACATGATGGCGGGATCAGCGTCCAGGACGCGCAGCAGCCGATCGCAAACTGCGTCCGTCGCGGGAACACCGAAAAAGAACGAAAGCAGCTCCACGTTCGGTAGCCGCGTGGCGGCGGCGCATCGAACACGGCGAAAAGAGCGGTACACTTCGGATGAAGAGTATGAG GCACCGGGCCCCTCCAGCGGACGGTCAACGCGAAAGCTGAAACGTCCCCGCTACAACGAAGAATCGGACGAGGAAGATGAGAACGATCGTCACCATCCGGGAGACAGCAATCATCAGAGTCGAGCGCAACGGAACACTGCCCGCCAACGTCAGCGAGCCATGCGgcaggacgacgacgaggacaaCGATGACGAGGAGGACAATATTGCCCGTGCGCTCGCTAACATTCGGCAACGGTCCCGCCGGCAGATAGCGGCGTCCTCCTCCACGGCAcagcacgacgacgacggtggtgaCGCAACGGCGGCCAACAATG TCAGCAACCGGCCACCAGCCTCGACGCGATATCGGCGAAGCTGA
- the LOC118505532 gene encoding arginine kinase-like codes for MASLDQKREAFRKYLESAGAIDCLSKALIRLYQEEHKPEDACKFIRQVLCESCPTDEQVTESLEELAQARKRIQQLERENRGLVLNVRRTASETNLALDQGLQDLAEDEGCSSLLKKHLTQALLDTLRELKTPAYKSTLLDCIQSGLKHRDSHVGLYAADPMAYSVFADLFNPLIEEYHAGFGAEDKQPDLSWGEATELENPDPDGAYVVSTRVRCARSVEGFPFHPRMGEDQYEDIYRKVQAALQNLPEELQGELHLLDALEASKKLELTEGHYLFKECDRFLDEAQANRFFPAGRAIFLNEAKTFVVWVNEEDHLRIISMQDGADIAQVYQRFITALETLGNQIPFQRDERLGYLTFCPTNLGTAIRASVHIRLPKLSSDKARLEEAAAAHKLQIRGVHGEHTDTEDGVLDVSNKRRLGLTEFEAVKEMVDGVKALIELEKELEAGGGGEAEAAPAEE; via the exons ATGGCTTCG TTGGACCAAAAACGTGAAGCATTCCGAAAGTATCTCGAATCGGCGGGCGCTATCGATTGTCTCAGCAAGGCGCTCATCCGACTGTACCAGGAAGAGCACAAGCCCGAAGATGCGTGCAAGTTCATCCGGCAGGTGCTGTGTGAAAGCTGTCCTACCGACGAACAGGTGACGGAAAGCTTGGAAGAGCTCGCCCAAGCCCGTAAGCGTATCCAGCAGCTGGAGCGCGAAAATCGAGGACTCGTACTTAACGTACGCCGTACGGCAAGCGAAACCAATCTTGCGCTCGACCAAGGCCTTCAGGATCTGGCGGAGGATGAAGGGTGCAGCTCGTTGCTGAAGAAACATCTCACCCAGGCGCTACTGGATACGCTGAGGGAGCTGAAAACGCCAGCCTACAAATCGACCCTTCTCGACTGTATCCAGTCGGGCTTGAAGCATCGGGATTCGCACGTTGGACTGTATGCGGCCGATCCGATGGCGTACAGCGTGTTTGCCGATCTGTTTAATCCACTCATCGAGGAGTATCATGCGGGCTTCGGGGCGGAAGATAAACAGCCGGACCTTAGCTGGGGAGAAGCGACCGAGCTCGAGAATCCGGATCCGGACGGTGCGTACGTCGTGTCGACACGGGTGCGTTGTGCCCGGTCGGTTGAAGGATTTCCCTTCCATCCACGCATGGGAGAAGATCAGTACGAAGACATCTACCGGAAGGTGCAGGCAGCGCTGCAGAATCTGCCCGAGGAGTTGCAGGGTGAGCTGCATTTGCTCGATGCGCTCGAGGCGAGCAAAAAGCTGGAGCTGACCGAGGGACACTATCTGTTCAAGGAGTGTGACCGCTTCCTGGACGAAGCTCAGGCCAATCGGTTCTTCCCGGCGGGTCGAGCCATCTTCCTGAACGAAGCGAAGACCTTCGTGGTTTGGGTGAATGAGGAAGATCATTTGCGTATCATTTCCATGCAGGATGGTGCAGATATCG CGCAAGTGTATCAACGATTCATTACCGCGCTGGAAACGCTGGGCAATCAGATTCCCTTCCAGCGGGACGAACGGCTCGGGTATCTTACCTTCTGCCCGACCAATCTCGGCACGGCCATCCGTGCCTCGGTGCACATTCGGCTACCGAAGCTGAGCAGCGATAAGGCCCGTCTGGAGGAAGCGGCCGCCGCTCACAAACTACAGATACGTGGCGTACACGGCGAGCACACGGACACCGAGGACGGCGTGCTGGACGTGTCCAACAAGCGGCGCCTTGGGTTGACCGAGTTCGAGGCTGTCAAGGAAATGGTGGACGGCGTGAAGGCATTGATTGAGCTGGAAAAGGAGCTGGAggctggcggtggtggtgaagcTGAAGCTGCGCCCGCCGAGGAATAG